One Echinicola strongylocentroti DNA window includes the following coding sequences:
- a CDS encoding RNA polymerase sigma factor: protein MDQDLSKSLITGLCENNTKSQELLYRQFYSYGMSVCLRYTSSREEAVEVLHDSFMKVFTKIHQYDQNQAFKSWFRRILINTAINHYKRENKHCNKTETLGSAIQVKGNEGDAVAQLNYQEMIQVIQQLSPVYRTVFNLFVIEGYGHDEIAEKLGISEGTSKSNLFRARAKLRELLTRNHEKGLAKYER, encoded by the coding sequence GTGGATCAAGATCTATCCAAATCGCTCATAACTGGACTTTGTGAAAATAACACAAAATCCCAAGAGCTGCTTTATCGGCAGTTTTACAGCTATGGTATGAGTGTATGCTTACGGTACACTTCCAGCAGGGAAGAGGCGGTGGAAGTGTTGCATGATAGTTTTATGAAAGTGTTCACCAAAATCCATCAATATGATCAAAACCAAGCGTTTAAGAGTTGGTTTAGGCGGATCCTGATCAATACTGCAATCAACCATTACAAACGCGAAAATAAGCATTGTAATAAAACGGAGACGCTCGGTAGCGCCATTCAGGTGAAAGGGAATGAAGGGGATGCCGTGGCTCAGCTGAATTACCAAGAGATGATCCAAGTGATCCAGCAATTGTCACCTGTGTATAGAACGGTTTTTAACCTGTTTGTAATCGAAGGTTATGGGCACGATGAAATTGCCGAAAAGCTGGGGATTTCCGAAGGGACATCTAAGTCCAACCTTTTCAGGGCAAGGGCAAAATTAAGGGAACTACTAACAAGAAATCATGAAAAAGGACTGGCGAAATATGAGCGATAA
- a CDS encoding porin family protein codes for MKKDWRNMSDKELDDFFKQQSEQPDIPFVPEDWDKMKRQLASSSANGAARPWYKRGGMWLGPLLLLLLVGGWMTWSLGDFENESIGTVEISAEAPLATNKESGKKQVDADKVLQGDQSRKVGKSVNNSSQDESDGDGYGAFSADRTSKAKGGNPKNTIQDENGRLMKEAILSPVRGVADIPVPEFGVQWMLDNGKYALPLESNHVREPQKEKKMSSPEFWHDRRWSVAGLLSPDISALKWKDIHGVGTSAGLVLEYFIHPKWSVNVGFMYAFKTYQGEEDYSAFGYYGAGKVALKGDCYVFDVSTDVRYYAFSRDLDRWYLGAGLSSYFMLREKYDIEYESANGYPTHKELDIKSENNHLFSVVNLSIGYERDLSERLSLQVAPYYKTPWRGIGEGDVNLKSAGVMIGLKYSW; via the coding sequence ATGAAAAAGGACTGGCGAAATATGAGCGATAAGGAGCTGGATGATTTCTTTAAGCAGCAATCTGAACAGCCCGACATCCCATTTGTCCCTGAGGATTGGGACAAAATGAAGCGGCAACTTGCCTCTTCATCAGCTAACGGTGCCGCTAGACCTTGGTATAAGCGCGGAGGAATGTGGCTGGGACCCTTGCTACTGCTGTTGTTGGTCGGAGGATGGATGACTTGGAGTCTTGGTGATTTTGAAAATGAGTCAATTGGCACAGTGGAAATTAGTGCTGAAGCACCCCTCGCCACCAATAAGGAAAGTGGAAAGAAACAGGTAGATGCCGATAAAGTATTGCAGGGAGACCAATCTAGAAAGGTCGGTAAATCCGTAAATAACAGTAGTCAAGATGAAAGTGATGGAGACGGTTATGGGGCATTTTCAGCGGATCGCACATCTAAAGCGAAAGGGGGAAATCCCAAAAACACCATTCAGGATGAAAATGGACGATTGATGAAGGAGGCTATTTTGTCACCGGTTAGAGGTGTGGCGGATATTCCGGTTCCAGAGTTTGGGGTACAGTGGATGCTTGATAATGGGAAGTATGCTCTTCCATTAGAAAGTAACCATGTTAGGGAGCCTCAGAAGGAGAAGAAAATGTCATCACCTGAATTTTGGCATGATCGCCGATGGAGTGTAGCAGGGTTGCTTTCTCCCGATATCAGTGCGCTAAAATGGAAAGATATCCACGGAGTAGGGACCAGTGCTGGCCTAGTCCTCGAATATTTTATCCACCCTAAATGGAGCGTCAATGTAGGTTTTATGTATGCATTCAAAACCTACCAGGGAGAAGAGGATTACAGTGCATTTGGCTATTATGGTGCGGGCAAGGTAGCCTTGAAAGGAGACTGTTATGTGTTTGATGTGTCCACTGATGTTCGGTATTATGCATTCAGCCGAGATTTGGACAGGTGGTACCTTGGTGCAGGTTTATCGTCCTATTTTATGCTGAGGGAAAAGTATGATATAGAATATGAATCTGCTAATGGTTATCCCACTCATAAAGAGCTGGATATTAAAAGTGAAAACAATCACCTTTTTAGCGTTGTCAACCTCAGTATAGGTTATGAGAGAGACTTGTCAGAGAGGTTGTCGCTTCAGGTCGCTCCTTATTATAAAACACCTTGGCGCGGGATTGGGGAAGGTGATGTCAACCTTAAAAGTGCAGGAGTGATGATCGGCTTGAAATACAGCTGGTGA
- a CDS encoding 2-polyprenyl-6-methoxyphenol hydroxylase encodes MNKLRLMIIGVLLAAGMSCSSENEDDIQPDPSGNRCEDVSSTLSGDVQSIITSNCATSGCHVSGTGRVDFTDKQNIIEYASTINSYTQSGFMPPSGSGHSLTAGEKDKIFCWVSAGAQDN; translated from the coding sequence ATGAACAAGCTAAGATTAATGATTATCGGGGTTTTATTGGCTGCAGGGATGTCCTGTAGTAGTGAAAATGAAGATGATATTCAGCCGGACCCTTCTGGAAACAGGTGTGAAGATGTGTCATCCACATTATCGGGCGATGTGCAGTCGATCATTACCAGTAACTGTGCGACATCCGGCTGTCATGTGTCAGGGACAGGAAGGGTAGACTTTACTGACAAGCAAAATATCATCGAATATGCATCCACTATTAATTCCTACACCCAAAGTGGTTTTATGCCACCATCAGGTTCTGGACATAGTCTGACAGCAGGAGAGAAGGATAAGATATTTTGCTGGGTATCAGCTGGAGCCCAAGACAATTAA
- a CDS encoding YceI family protein, whose product MRVFLIVMLVWTVGLSAEGQSYRTEKCAVRFFSSAPLEDIKADNKEAIGVFNADSGDFAFVVQIKGFQFAKSLMQEHFNENFMESDKYPRGTFEGKIDGYDLSASGEQQVMASGKMKIHGVEQQMDVDGKLIVRGGKVFMDAVFPVKLEDHDIDIPKILFQKIAEEVEVTVHFEFKED is encoded by the coding sequence ATGAGAGTGTTTTTGATCGTAATGCTAGTATGGACAGTTGGTTTGTCTGCAGAGGGCCAATCCTACCGCACAGAAAAATGTGCTGTGAGGTTCTTTTCAAGTGCTCCACTGGAAGATATCAAGGCGGATAATAAAGAGGCCATTGGAGTGTTCAATGCTGATTCTGGGGATTTTGCATTTGTGGTGCAGATCAAGGGATTTCAATTTGCCAAGTCATTGATGCAAGAGCACTTCAACGAAAACTTTATGGAATCGGATAAATACCCTAGGGGGACATTTGAAGGCAAAATCGACGGGTATGATCTATCTGCAAGCGGTGAGCAACAGGTGATGGCCAGTGGCAAAATGAAGATCCATGGAGTGGAGCAGCAGATGGATGTCGATGGAAAACTGATCGTTCGTGGAGGAAAGGTGTTTATGGATGCGGTGTTTCCTGTCAAACTGGAAGATCACGACATTGATATTCCCAAAATCCTTTTCCAAAAAATCGCCGAAGAGGTAGAAGTGACGGTACATTTTGAATTTAAAGAAGATTAA